Proteins encoded in a region of the Sterolibacterium denitrificans genome:
- a CDS encoding acyl-CoA dehydrogenase C-terminal domain-containing protein — MAQYTPPLRDLQFVMHELLNVEAELRKLPPHADIDAETIDQVVEEMGKFCSRVLFPLNHSGDREGCHYDPATQAVTTPKGYKEAYQQYIEAGWPSLACDPEFGGQGLPHVMSSVMLEMLNSANQAWTMYPGLSHGAYACLRAHGTPEQKAFYLPRLIAGEWMGTMCLTEPHCGTDLGLLRSKAEPQADGSYRISGAKIFISAGEHDMAANIVHLVLARLPDAPAGTRGISLFLVPKFLPDANGNPGARNAISCGAIEEKMGIHGNATCQMNLDGATGWIIGEPHKGLNAMFVMMNEARLGVGLQSLGLTEVAYQNAVAYARERIQMRSLSGAKAPEQAADPIIVHPDVRRMLLTARAYAEGGRAFTTFVSLQADLETKHPDAAVREEAADLLALLTPIVKAFLTDNGWVATSEALQVFGGHGYIAENGMEQYVRDARINMIYEGTNTIQSLDLLARKILMDGGAKLQKFGARVQAFIAENAGDESMKEFIEPLAELGDKLTKLTMELGMKAMQNPDEAGAAAVPYLRVAGHLVYAWLFARMAKIALEKQGSGDAFYKAKLATARFYYARLLPETAMLIRQARSGAACLIDLEAELF; from the coding sequence ATGGCTCAATACACCCCACCCCTGCGTGACCTGCAATTCGTCATGCATGAATTACTGAACGTCGAGGCAGAACTGCGCAAGTTGCCGCCCCATGCCGATATCGACGCCGAAACCATCGATCAGGTGGTCGAGGAAATGGGCAAGTTCTGCAGCAGGGTGCTGTTCCCGCTGAACCACAGCGGTGACCGCGAAGGCTGCCATTACGACCCGGCGACGCAGGCCGTCACCACGCCCAAGGGCTACAAAGAGGCTTACCAGCAGTACATCGAGGCCGGCTGGCCATCGCTGGCTTGCGATCCGGAATTTGGCGGCCAGGGCCTGCCGCACGTCATGAGCAGCGTGATGCTGGAAATGCTCAATTCGGCAAACCAGGCGTGGACCATGTATCCGGGACTCTCGCACGGCGCCTATGCCTGTCTGCGCGCGCACGGCACGCCCGAACAGAAGGCTTTCTATCTGCCCAGACTGATCGCCGGCGAGTGGATGGGGACGATGTGTCTGACCGAGCCGCATTGCGGCACCGATCTGGGCCTGCTGCGCAGCAAGGCCGAGCCGCAGGCGGATGGCTCGTACAGGATCAGCGGCGCGAAGATTTTCATTTCGGCCGGCGAGCACGACATGGCGGCCAACATCGTGCATCTGGTGCTGGCGCGGCTGCCGGACGCGCCGGCCGGCACGCGCGGTATCTCGCTGTTCCTGGTGCCGAAGTTCCTGCCGGATGCCAACGGCAATCCGGGCGCGCGCAATGCGATTTCCTGCGGCGCGATCGAGGAGAAGATGGGCATCCACGGCAACGCTACCTGCCAGATGAATCTCGATGGCGCGACCGGCTGGATCATCGGCGAGCCGCACAAGGGCCTGAATGCGATGTTCGTGATGATGAACGAAGCCCGTCTGGGCGTGGGCCTGCAATCGCTGGGCCTGACCGAAGTCGCCTACCAGAATGCCGTCGCCTATGCCCGTGAGCGCATCCAGATGCGCAGCCTGTCGGGCGCCAAGGCGCCGGAGCAGGCGGCCGATCCGATCATCGTCCATCCCGACGTGCGCCGCATGCTGCTGACGGCGCGTGCCTATGCGGAAGGCGGGCGTGCCTTCACCACTTTCGTCTCCTTGCAGGCCGACCTCGAAACCAAGCACCCAGATGCGGCGGTCCGCGAGGAAGCGGCCGATCTGCTAGCGCTGCTCACGCCCATCGTCAAGGCCTTTCTCACCGATAACGGCTGGGTGGCGACCTCCGAGGCGTTGCAGGTGTTCGGCGGCCATGGCTACATCGCCGAAAACGGCATGGAGCAGTACGTGCGCGATGCGCGCATCAACATGATCTACGAAGGCACCAACACCATCCAGTCGCTCGACCTGCTGGCGCGCAAGATACTGATGGACGGTGGCGCCAAGCTGCAGAAGTTCGGCGCGCGGGTGCAGGCTTTCATTGCGGAGAATGCCGGTGATGAGTCGATGAAGGAATTCATCGAACCGCTTGCCGAGCTGGGCGACAAGCTCACCAAGCTGACCATGGAGCTGGGCATGAAGGCGATGCAGAACCCGGACGAAGCGGGCGCTGCCGCCGTGCCCTATCTGCGCGTTGCCGGGCATCTGGTGTATGCCTGGCTGTTCGCGCGCATGGCGAAGATCGCGCTGGAAAAGCAGGGGTCGGGCGATGCCTTCTACAAGGCCAAGCTGGCGACGGCACGTTTTTATTACGCCCGCCTGCTGCCGGAAACCGCCATGCTGATTCGCCAGGCGCGCTCGGGCGCGGCCTGCCTGATCGATCTCGAAGCCGAATTGTTTTGA
- a CDS encoding TetR/AcrR family transcriptional regulator: MSEPDTRNRILRAAELLFIEHGFEATTLRQITGKAGVNLAAVNYHFGSKDQLIEEIFRQRLGWLNEQCLRELDQLEAAAGGAALRPRQILEAFFGVSLRMAADKEGGGNNFMRLLGRTYTAPAPAIREFLVREYAVAVPRFKTALFHALPDVPEEEILWRFHFMLGAMSYATSGADALNVLGGLDDSDSSALHARLVAFLIGGLRAPLAELPPKPAGKREKQPA, from the coding sequence ATGTCCGAACCCGATACCCGTAACCGCATCCTGCGTGCCGCTGAACTGCTGTTCATCGAGCATGGCTTCGAGGCCACGACGCTGCGCCAGATAACCGGCAAGGCCGGGGTGAATCTGGCGGCTGTCAATTACCACTTCGGTTCCAAGGATCAGCTCATCGAAGAGATCTTCCGCCAGCGCCTGGGCTGGCTCAACGAGCAATGCCTGCGGGAACTCGACCAACTGGAGGCCGCCGCCGGTGGCGCGGCGCTGCGGCCGCGTCAGATACTCGAAGCCTTCTTCGGCGTGTCGCTCCGCATGGCGGCCGACAAGGAAGGAGGCGGCAACAATTTCATGCGCTTGCTCGGACGCACCTATACCGCACCGGCACCTGCCATCCGGGAGTTTCTGGTGCGCGAGTATGCGGTGGCCGTGCCGCGTTTCAAGACGGCGCTGTTTCACGCCCTGCCCGACGTGCCGGAGGAGGAAATTCTCTGGCGCTTTCATTTCATGCTGGGGGCCATGTCCTATGCCACGTCCGGGGCCGATGCCCTGAACGTGCTGGGTGGCCTCGACGACAGCGACAGCAGCGCCCTGCACGCGCGGCTGGTGGCTTTTCTCATTGGCGGTCTGCGCGCGCCGCTGGCGGAATTGCCGCCCAAGCCTGCCGGCAAGCGGGAAAAACAGCCGGCCTGA
- a CDS encoding sulfite exporter TauE/SafE family protein, with protein MPDTGFIALFLVGFLGGTHCIAMCGGIVGALSMQMPGAAGAASAGGRPMRAALANLPLHLAYNLGRISSYSLAGAALGAVGSLGLLFEHLLPMQMTLYVAANLMLVALGLYLLGLNQSLQFLERAGQRIWLRIQPLSRRFLPARRVSQALPLGMLWGFLPCGMVYSALTTALMSGSALRGAGLMLAFGLGTLPNLLLAGLLLQRLRAFSRAKLVRVVSGLLVLGFGVYGLLNATSLGGRLWQGIICRV; from the coding sequence ATGCCCGATACCGGTTTCATCGCCCTGTTCCTGGTCGGCTTCCTGGGCGGCACGCATTGCATCGCCATGTGCGGCGGCATCGTCGGCGCCCTGAGTATGCAGATGCCCGGCGCGGCCGGGGCAGCATCCGCCGGCGGGCGGCCGATGCGGGCGGCACTGGCCAATCTGCCGCTGCATCTTGCCTACAACCTCGGCCGCATCTCCAGCTACAGCCTGGCCGGCGCGGCGCTGGGCGCGGTGGGCAGCCTGGGCTTGCTGTTCGAGCATCTGCTGCCGATGCAGATGACGCTGTATGTCGCGGCCAATCTGATGCTGGTCGCCCTCGGCCTGTATCTGCTCGGGCTGAATCAATCCCTGCAATTTCTCGAACGTGCCGGCCAGCGCATCTGGCTGAGGATACAACCGCTGTCGCGGCGTTTCCTGCCGGCCCGCCGGGTGAGCCAGGCGCTGCCGCTGGGCATGCTCTGGGGCTTTCTGCCCTGCGGCATGGTCTACAGTGCGCTGACCACGGCCCTGATGTCGGGCAGCGCCTTGCGCGGTGCTGGTTTGATGCTGGCTTTCGGCCTGGGTACGCTGCCCAACCTGCTGTTGGCCGGCCTGCTGCTGCAGCGTCTACGCGCCTTCAGTCGGGCGAAACTGGTGCGGGTGGTTTCGGGGCTGCTGGTGCTGGGCTTCGGCGTGTATGGCTTGCTGAATGCGACCAGCCTGGGCGGGCGCCTGTGGCAGGGGATCATTTGCCGCGTTTGA
- the hemN gene encoding oxygen-independent coproporphyrinogen III oxidase: MSAVQHESGIAAIFDERIIRRFDVSGPRYTSYPTADRFTNDFGPDSYKKWLGSRTVAGVSKPLSLYFHIPFCNTICYYCACNKIITKDHGRSAKYLKYLGKELALQASLLEGEHDVVQLHWGGGTPTFLSHEEMRLLMDMTREHFRLLPDGEYSIEVDPRKVDEATVQLLGELGFNRMSLGVQDFDPVVQKAVNRIQSLEETRLVIEAARCNQFKSVSVDLIYGLPFQSVESFNRTLDEVIGLDPDRLSIYNYAHLPHLVKPQRRINEADLPSPDAKLEILQLAIRRLAEAGYVFIGMDHFAKPDDELTVAQNQGRLHRNFQGYSTHAEADLLAFGISAISKCGPSYGQNVKTLDEYYDLLDQGVLPVMRGIELNADDLLRRSIIQQLMCHFELDIAAIELAHQIDFKSYFAEELAALGEMEAAGLLSIGERQLRVHLSGRMLVRVIAMAFDRYLRRPQEGARYSKVI; encoded by the coding sequence ATGAGCGCAGTACAGCATGAGTCGGGCATCGCGGCCATTTTCGACGAACGGATCATCCGGCGTTTCGATGTCAGCGGGCCGCGATATACCTCTTATCCGACGGCCGACCGCTTTACCAATGATTTCGGTCCCGACAGCTACAAAAAATGGCTGGGCAGCCGCACGGTGGCCGGCGTCAGCAAGCCGCTGTCGCTGTACTTCCACATTCCGTTCTGCAATACCATCTGCTACTACTGCGCCTGCAACAAGATCATCACCAAGGATCATGGGCGCTCGGCCAAATATCTGAAATATCTCGGCAAGGAGCTTGCCCTGCAGGCTTCCCTGCTGGAGGGCGAGCATGACGTGGTGCAGTTGCACTGGGGCGGCGGCACGCCGACTTTCCTGTCGCACGAGGAAATGCGCCTGCTCATGGACATGACGCGCGAGCATTTCCGCCTGCTGCCGGATGGCGAATATTCCATCGAAGTGGATCCCCGCAAGGTGGATGAAGCAACCGTGCAACTGCTGGGCGAACTCGGTTTCAACCGCATGAGCCTGGGCGTGCAGGATTTCGATCCGGTAGTGCAAAAGGCGGTTAACCGCATCCAGAGCCTGGAGGAAACCCGCCTGGTCATCGAGGCGGCGCGATGCAATCAGTTCAAGTCGGTGAGCGTGGATCTGATCTACGGCCTGCCCTTCCAGAGCGTGGAAAGTTTCAACCGTACGCTGGATGAGGTGATCGGGCTGGATCCGGATCGCCTGTCGATCTACAACTATGCCCATCTGCCGCATCTGGTGAAGCCGCAGCGGCGCATCAACGAGGCCGATCTGCCGAGTCCCGATGCCAAGCTGGAAATCCTGCAACTGGCCATCCGCCGTTTGGCCGAGGCTGGCTATGTCTTCATCGGCATGGATCACTTCGCCAAGCCCGATGACGAGCTGACCGTCGCCCAGAACCAGGGGCGCCTGCATCGTAACTTCCAGGGGTATTCGACGCATGCCGAGGCCGATCTGCTGGCCTTCGGCATTTCTGCGATCAGCAAGTGCGGGCCCAGCTACGGCCAGAACGTGAAGACGCTGGACGAGTATTACGACCTGCTCGACCAGGGCGTGCTGCCGGTGATGCGCGGCATCGAGCTGAATGCGGACGACCTGCTGCGCCGTTCCATCATTCAGCAGTTGATGTGTCATTTCGAGCTCGACATCGCGGCCATCGAACTGGCGCATCAGATCGACTTCAAGTCCTATTTCGCCGAGGAATTGGCCGCCCTGGGCGAGATGGAAGCCGCCGGTCTGCTGAGCATCGGCGAGCGCCAGTTGCGCGTACATCTCTCCGGGCGCATGCTGGTGCGGGTGATTGCCATGGCTTTCGACCGCTACCTGCGCCGTCCGCAGGAAGGCGCGCGGTATTCCAAGGTGATCTGA
- a CDS encoding SirB2 family protein produces MYIAFKHLHIACVILSGLGFLLRGILMLRDSPWLQARWLRIAPHVVDTLLFTAAVVLVVMSEQYPFVEPWLTAKVLGLIAYIILGSLTLKAGRGKTLRVVCGLLAVLTFAYIVAVAMTRNPLGFFSPWAA; encoded by the coding sequence GTGTATATCGCTTTCAAGCATCTGCATATCGCCTGCGTCATTCTGAGCGGGCTGGGATTTTTACTGCGCGGCATCCTGATGCTGCGCGATTCGCCCTGGCTGCAGGCGCGCTGGCTGCGCATCGCGCCGCATGTCGTCGATACGCTGCTGTTTACCGCGGCCGTCGTGCTGGTGGTGATGAGCGAGCAATATCCCTTCGTTGAACCCTGGCTGACGGCCAAGGTACTCGGCCTGATCGCCTACATCATCCTCGGTTCCCTGACGCTGAAGGCCGGCCGCGGCAAGACGCTGCGCGTTGTCTGCGGGTTGCTGGCGGTGCTGACGTTCGCCTATATCGTTGCCGTGGCCATGACGCGGAATCCGCTGGGCTTTTTCTCGCCGTGGGCAGCTTGA
- a CDS encoding Crp/Fnr family transcriptional regulator produces MPTEKPETRDITQILARLPLFVELAPEQIAHITANTREKRLQKGEMLFHKGDMPRGFYLVVFGQIKLAFPSSQGNEKVINILGPHQSFGEAAMFMDCPYPVFAESLSDTLLLHIARNAVIDLLEQDPSFARRMLAGLSMRLHALVQDVESYSLRSTTQRVIGFLLQQGKEEAHGETEITIALTTSKQVIASRLSLTPETLSRVFHDLSNSGLITVHGKQITIHDMRRLRQFEL; encoded by the coding sequence ATGCCCACCGAAAAACCCGAAACCCGCGATATTACGCAGATCCTCGCGCGCCTGCCGCTCTTCGTCGAGCTTGCCCCGGAACAGATCGCCCACATCACCGCAAACACACGCGAAAAACGCCTGCAAAAAGGCGAAATGCTCTTCCACAAGGGCGATATGCCGCGCGGCTTCTACCTGGTCGTCTTCGGCCAGATAAAACTGGCTTTCCCCTCCAGCCAGGGCAACGAAAAAGTCATCAACATCCTCGGCCCGCACCAGAGTTTCGGCGAAGCGGCGATGTTCATGGACTGCCCCTACCCCGTCTTTGCCGAATCGCTCTCCGACACGCTGCTGCTGCACATTGCCCGCAATGCGGTCATCGACCTGCTCGAACAGGATCCCTCCTTCGCCCGCCGCATGCTGGCCGGGCTGTCGATGCGCCTGCACGCGCTGGTGCAGGATGTCGAATCCTATTCACTGCGCTCGACCACCCAGCGCGTCATCGGCTTCCTGCTCCAGCAGGGCAAGGAAGAAGCCCATGGCGAGACGGAAATCACCATCGCCCTGACCACCTCGAAACAGGTCATCGCCTCGCGCCTCAGCCTGACGCCGGAAACGCTCTCGCGCGTCTTCCACGACCTTTCGAACTCCGGGCTGATTACCGTGCATGGCAAGCAGATCACGATCCACGACATGCGCCGCCTGCGTCAATTCGAGCTGTGA
- a CDS encoding DUF2249 domain-containing protein, whose translation MALDPLVIDGRNLQPPEPLELTLAALDTLQPGQELLLLLHCEPHPLYSILRRNGYRYVAEFKANGDNEIRISKA comes from the coding sequence ATGGCACTCGATCCGCTGGTCATCGACGGCCGTAATCTGCAGCCGCCGGAGCCCCTGGAGCTGACGCTCGCGGCGCTGGATACGCTGCAGCCGGGGCAGGAGTTGCTCCTGTTGCTGCACTGCGAGCCGCATCCGCTGTATTCGATACTCAGGCGCAACGGCTATCGTTACGTGGCCGAGTTCAAAGCCAACGGCGATAACGAGATCCGCATCAGCAAAGCCTGA
- a CDS encoding hemerythrin domain-containing protein, giving the protein MPDIREILPPHHKHCDELFSAAEEAAQQGDWPACAASQTRFVAELLAHLDAEEALLFPAFEEATGMREGPTRVMRMEHGQMRELAGQMDAALAAQDADAFAGAAETLLILMQQHNMKEENILYPMCDQALAGQVDALAGELRQRLAAAGR; this is encoded by the coding sequence ATGCCGGACATTCGTGAAATCCTCCCGCCGCATCACAAGCATTGCGACGAGCTTTTTTCCGCCGCCGAAGAAGCCGCGCAGCAAGGTGACTGGCCGGCTTGCGCGGCATCCCAGACGCGCTTCGTCGCGGAACTGCTGGCGCATCTGGATGCCGAGGAAGCCTTGCTGTTCCCGGCCTTCGAGGAGGCCACGGGGATGCGCGAAGGGCCGACCCGGGTGATGCGCATGGAGCACGGACAGATGCGCGAACTCGCCGGGCAAATGGATGCGGCCCTGGCGGCGCAGGATGCCGATGCCTTTGCCGGCGCGGCCGAGACCTTGCTGATCCTGATGCAGCAGCACAACATGAAGGAGGAAAACATCCTCTATCCGATGTGCGATCAGGCGCTGGCGGGGCAGGTCGATGCGCTGGCCGGTGAATTGCGGCAGCGCCTGGCTGCCGCGGGTCGATGA
- a CDS encoding PHA/PHB synthase family protein: protein MTPKDAWQAVHDAVESRIDPIGMMAPLVHAQMAWWLHPQELAESLSRFSTDVLTLQWHTWQRALGMQAEDVVRPHADDQRFSDPEWRDIATWGILRQWYLLFTRQTLDMLHETPGLSSRERRKAAFWWREWLNAMAPTNFFWSNPVAQRKAIESNGQSLARGLEIMLDDLKAGTVRMTDPSHFTVGKNLATTPGKVVFRNRLLEVIHYTPTVEKNFEKPLVIVTAWINKHYILDMTPAKSMVKYLLDQGFSVFITSWKNPDQTMSEVSFDDYLSEGIDKIIHVAREISGAKQVNAVGYCIGGAALTTYMAWANRRYSAREMPVSSVTLLTALVDYHKPGDIEIFLDESTIQWLSKNMQAKGFLEGQEMATAFRLLRSNSLIWHYVVHGYLYGETPPPFDVLYWNMDATRMPADMHQWYLREFYLNNNLIKKDALTIAGEAIDLERIKQPVYSVGAADDHIAPWRQTFRVNNFVCGSKRNVLSSSGHILGIVNPPVNPPKREYWVGTAERHDTPESWHERAEHRQGSWWEDWMAWLKPQAGKLVKAGPTTTREYPALGDAPGEYVRET, encoded by the coding sequence ATGACACCGAAAGATGCCTGGCAGGCGGTGCATGATGCGGTCGAGAGCCGGATCGATCCGATCGGCATGATGGCGCCGCTGGTGCATGCCCAGATGGCCTGGTGGCTGCATCCCCAGGAGCTGGCCGAGTCCCTGAGCCGCTTTTCGACGGACGTGCTTACCTTGCAGTGGCATACTTGGCAGCGCGCCTTGGGAATGCAGGCGGAGGATGTCGTCCGGCCGCATGCCGACGATCAGCGCTTCAGCGATCCGGAATGGCGCGATATCGCAACCTGGGGAATTCTCCGGCAGTGGTATCTGTTGTTTACGCGCCAGACGTTGGACATGCTGCATGAAACGCCGGGGCTGTCGAGCAGGGAGCGGCGCAAGGCGGCGTTCTGGTGGCGCGAATGGCTGAATGCCATGGCGCCGACCAATTTCTTCTGGTCCAATCCGGTGGCCCAGCGCAAAGCCATCGAGAGCAACGGACAGAGTCTTGCGCGCGGTCTCGAGATCATGCTCGATGATCTCAAGGCCGGCACGGTGCGCATGACCGACCCGAGCCATTTCACCGTCGGCAAGAATCTGGCGACGACGCCGGGCAAGGTGGTTTTCCGCAATCGCCTGCTGGAGGTGATCCATTACACGCCGACGGTCGAAAAGAACTTCGAAAAGCCGCTGGTCATCGTGACGGCCTGGATCAACAAGCACTACATCCTCGACATGACGCCGGCCAAGAGCATGGTGAAGTATCTGCTCGATCAGGGCTTCAGCGTGTTCATCACCAGTTGGAAGAATCCCGATCAGACGATGAGCGAGGTGAGTTTCGATGATTATCTGAGCGAGGGTATCGACAAGATCATCCACGTCGCCCGCGAGATCAGCGGCGCGAAGCAGGTCAATGCGGTCGGCTACTGCATCGGCGGGGCAGCGCTGACGACCTACATGGCCTGGGCCAACCGGCGCTATTCGGCGCGTGAAATGCCGGTTTCCAGCGTGACCCTGCTGACGGCGCTGGTCGATTACCACAAGCCGGGCGATATCGAGATTTTCCTCGATGAAAGCACCATACAGTGGCTGTCGAAGAACATGCAGGCCAAGGGGTTTCTCGAAGGCCAGGAAATGGCCACCGCTTTCCGCTTGCTGCGTTCCAATAGCCTGATCTGGCACTATGTGGTGCATGGCTATCTATATGGCGAGACGCCGCCGCCTTTCGACGTGCTGTACTGGAACATGGATGCGACGCGCATGCCGGCTGACATGCACCAGTGGTATTTGCGCGAGTTCTATCTCAACAACAATCTCATCAAGAAAGATGCGCTGACCATCGCCGGCGAGGCAATCGATCTCGAGCGGATCAAGCAGCCGGTCTATTCCGTGGGTGCGGCCGACGATCATATTGCACCCTGGCGGCAGACCTTCCGGGTCAACAATTTCGTCTGCGGGTCGAAGCGCAATGTGCTGTCCAGCTCCGGGCACATCCTGGGGATCGTCAATCCGCCGGTCAATCCGCCGAAGCGCGAATATTGGGTGGGGACTGCGGAGCGCCACGATACCCCCGAAAGCTGGCATGAGCGTGCCGAGCATCGGCAGGGATCGTGGTGGGAAGACTGGATGGCCTGGCTCAAGCCCCAGGCCGGCAAGCTGGTCAAGGCCGGGCCGACGACGACCCGCGAGTATCCCGCGCTTGGCGATGCGCCCGGGGAATACGTGCGGGAAACCTGA
- a CDS encoding universal stress protein — translation MFKHILVPTDGSELSTVAVRHAVNFARETGAKITFFYAKPDYPISFYGEGALIDPTTPEKFAEMADAQAQTILAAAAAEAQRAGVPCDSVSHINDIAYAAIIEAAITAGCDLIFMASHGRRGISSLLLGSETQKVLTHSKIPVLVWR, via the coding sequence ATGTTCAAGCATATCCTGGTACCAACCGATGGCTCGGAACTATCCACCGTTGCCGTTCGGCACGCTGTGAACTTTGCCCGGGAGACCGGCGCAAAAATCACTTTCTTCTATGCCAAACCGGACTACCCCATCAGCTTCTACGGCGAAGGCGCCCTGATCGACCCGACGACACCGGAAAAGTTCGCCGAAATGGCCGATGCGCAGGCGCAGACCATCCTGGCAGCCGCAGCGGCAGAGGCGCAGCGCGCCGGCGTCCCCTGCGACAGCGTCAGCCATATCAATGACATCGCCTACGCGGCCATCATCGAGGCCGCAATCACGGCCGGCTGCGATCTGATTTTCATGGCCTCGCACGGTCGCCGCGGCATCAGCAGCCTGCTGCTCGGCAGTGAAACCCAGAAAGTGCTGACCCATTCGAAAATTCCGGTTCTCGTCTGGCGCTGA
- a CDS encoding toxin co-regulated pilus biosynthesis Q family protein yields the protein MNQNHCMSRRWQEPRNIGTSKSRKPTADEKHRRSKLKTGFLKLLPAIVMSLAPLLANAQMAYNAATFDSDESAPALESASTRLQSAQFLKGDITAPDTAYPRLPGAAARPVSDTAETANEPEPEAAYDPMPEPAPEPMPEPEPAPAPMPEPSPEPSPEPVATASVPSAPPTPSTPSAYETPSSNYGYNNTYGGANARPGLDSQSHWQIRNGERLSDIFARWASSIGWQTTWEPEDLVALADLELDDSFTGAITKVVDALNRNGANVQAQFYAANRMLRIMARK from the coding sequence ATGAATCAAAATCACTGCATGTCACGTCGATGGCAAGAACCCCGGAACATCGGAACCTCGAAATCCCGGAAACCAACGGCCGATGAAAAACATAGGAGAAGCAAATTGAAAACAGGATTTCTGAAGCTATTACCGGCGATCGTCATGTCGCTGGCGCCCTTGCTGGCCAACGCACAGATGGCATATAACGCCGCGACCTTCGACTCGGACGAATCCGCTCCCGCCCTGGAAAGCGCCAGCACCCGGCTTCAGTCGGCGCAATTCCTCAAAGGCGACATTACGGCGCCGGATACGGCCTATCCCCGGCTCCCGGGCGCCGCCGCCCGGCCTGTTTCGGACACCGCCGAAACAGCAAACGAACCGGAACCGGAAGCGGCATACGACCCGATGCCGGAGCCAGCACCCGAGCCGATGCCGGAACCGGAACCAGCGCCAGCCCCCATGCCCGAGCCCTCACCCGAACCATCGCCTGAACCGGTTGCCACGGCAAGCGTCCCATCCGCCCCACCCACCCCATCCACTCCATCCGCCTACGAAACCCCAAGCAGCAACTACGGCTACAACAACACCTACGGCGGCGCGAACGCGCGCCCAGGTCTGGACAGCCAGTCCCATTGGCAGATTCGCAATGGCGAACGGCTCTCCGACATCTTTGCCCGCTGGGCCTCAAGCATAGGCTGGCAGACGACCTGGGAACCCGAAGACCTGGTCGCGCTTGCCGACCTGGAACTCGACGACAGCTTTACCGGCGCCATCACCAAGGTCGTCGATGCCCTCAACCGGAACGGTGCGAACGTACAGGCACAGTTCTACGCGGCCAACCGCATGTTGCGAATCATGGCGAGGAAGTAA